The following coding sequences are from one Pseudopipra pipra isolate bDixPip1 chromosome 16, bDixPip1.hap1, whole genome shotgun sequence window:
- the LOC135422871 gene encoding uncharacterized protein LOC135422871, translated as MGRLDDHAKRRIVELRRAGLSFRKIKKVLELDDIRVTPQAVYLFLKRKSVELGLAAPGWDRDQPWPPLQGHEAEPPRLLGTRPPAVPLGDPTGSQDTKESIQMVSVASLCKDGGQLGDTLPVGPAPGNGDDSSTGTLLAPGSCPALRVLATPHQPLPSRGRLVTPHTRNPALVVKKTTVDRAVLWQKKVKDASTQTALPNAVGPENHQLAWGVPVPPSAPSSQAIAEKLDTVQMEVQRLSQALHVVLEQQCRLERQQEHQQRLQQEVLMTLQQLSSTVSHGAVPANQPRGPFSSMAEPSPTLPNFSQFKMELM; from the exons ATGGGCCGGCTGGACGACCATGCCAAGAGGAGGATCGTGGAGCTGCgccgggctgggctgagctTCCGCAAGATCAAGAAGGTGCTGGAGCTGGACGACATCCGGGTGACGCCGCAGGCCGTGTACCTCTTCCTCAAGAGGAAGAGCgtggagctggggctggcagcaccTGGCTGGGACAGGGACCAGCCCTGGCCTCCACTGCAGGGGCACgaggctgagccccccaggcTGCTGGGCACCCGGCCCCCTGCAGTGCCCCTGGGGGATCCCACAGGCAGCCAGGACACCAAGGAGAGCATCCAGATGGTTAGTGTGGCCTCCCTCTGCAAGGACGGTGGGCAGCTCGGGGACACCCTGCCCGTGGGGCCGGCCCCTGGGAATG GTGACGACAGCTCCACAGGCACCCTCTTGGCTCCGGGGAGCTGCCCCGCTCTGAGGGTCTTGGCCACCCCCCACCAGCCACTGCCCAGCCGAGGGCGGCTGGTCACACCTCACACCAGGAACCCAGCCCTGGTGGTGAAGAAGACAACTGTAGACAGGGCTGTTCTCTGGCAGAAAAAG GTCAAAGATGCCAGCACTCAGACTGCCCTGCCGAACGCCGTGGGTCCAGAAAATCACCAACTTGCTTGGGGTGTGCCAGtgcccccctctgctcccagttCCCAAGCCATTGCTGAGAAGCTGGACACTGTGCAGATGGAGGTGCAGAGGCTGAGCCAGGCCCTGCACgtggtgctggagcagcagtgccGCCTGGAGCGCCAGCAGGAGCACCAGCAGcggctgcagcaggaggtgcTGATGAcgctgcagcagctcagctccacaGTGAGCCAcggggctgtgccagccaaCCAGCCCCGCGGCCCCTTCAGCAGCATGGCCGAGCCCTCGCCCACCCTGCCCAACTTCAGCCAGTTCAAGATGGAGCTGATGTGA